In Rhopalosiphum padi isolate XX-2018 chromosome 3, ASM2088224v1, whole genome shotgun sequence, the genomic stretch gcaatttaatttttttacatccgtattcacaaaataatttcCAATGACATCTGATGACAAAGGACTAGTGAAAATAGgagaaatattttcatattgatTGACTTCAAGAAGAATTTTTCCATTACtattttgcataattttttCAACAGATACAATAACATTCTTGTTagacaaaaaaaagtatttatcacGCAGTTTAGTGGAgctaactttaaattttttaagtataacattctcatataatgttatagtaatatctttatgtgtataaaaatcatacggtatttcttttttaagtataggatattttatattatgtacatctgAATAAAATGTTTGCTCAATGACTCTATTATATACATCTTGCAGGGGAAATTTTGCACTGTggatggtttttttaattatttgcaaataattttcaaatttaaatgcaCTAAATTGGTCTAGCGGACCgtgtatttttacaaaattagatatatgtattaatCCATGAACGTTATATGTTACATATTCCTCTCCATATAAATTAGGATAATCTTgaacaaattgttttaataaattattggccTGGTCATTTAAGGAAAAACAAGTTTCATtagagattaatattttaattgcactatgtaaaagtaaaaaatgttgatagagAGAAGATTTTATCCGACCTTTTAATAGAATATGaccagtatataataaaaacgtgcGATACTCAGTTGCCTTCCAATATTCAAGTTCATCTATCGATCGAGTCAAACGATTAAATTCAGAGGGTAAATGTGGGTGTAAATTTACTAGTTCATTTGAAATTTGTTGTTCacaatctttatttaaaaatcgaacAGGCTTTTGACCATTTTTCCAGAATTGTAAAAGCCTTTTCATAATCCCTAAACAAACATTATGCATATATTCTAAAACTACCACTGAAGTAATGTTAATGGGTAATTCTTCAAATGGGCAAAGACCTTTATGATAATGTTCATCACTCTTAAGACGAAAAGACTTATTGGTTCTTAATGGTGCATTTATACCCAAAAAACATATTCTCCTATTAATATAAGTTCCCTCTTCAATGCAAGAATTACAACTATGATAAGCGTTGAATTgctttacatttaataaaaatgctttGGCAGGGGCATCACATATTATTTGgccaatagaaaataaaaactttttcccATTGATATGGATCCCATTTGAAAAGAGTGATTTCATTTCTGATATAAAaggattaaaaaaagaaaatactgAGCCAGGTTTTGAACTTTTGCCATGAAAAATTCCTACTGGTAAGACTATTTTAGctaatataggtatgtttataaAAGAAATCAAAATTGGCCAAAAACTAGACTTGGAACTATTAGTAATTGATAAACCATCAACATTTACACTCAACAAAAGTGTATCCAAATGTATTAgactatcaaaatataattgtaaaactgGTTTAATCATAAACTCTACtccaatatgtatatatgaccCATTTGCAATTTGATTAATTTCATGAGATTTGGACTTAGGGGTTTTTAATAATGTTCTGACATCTTTTGGAACATCTAACCCTTCAGATCTTAATATTTCAAGTAATTCATTGACACAGTTATGagaaattttatacttaataatcaattgacataattttttattgaaactagAACAATTCTCAAATGGTGTactactaattttaaataattgatttacaatattatcaacACCACAAGGAATATTCAcatcgttaaaattattaccaaaATTGATTTCGGTTGATACCAAACCCAAGCCTTCAATAGTATTTACATGTTCATCTGACGGTAGTACATTTTCACTGTCTACAGATTCTTTTGTAGGTACTAAACATTCAGATGCAAATATTGTAGACTGATTATCAACaactttttctttattaatactGGTAGTGGTAGTGTAACGATTGAAATGTCTTCTTGACATCAAATGTAATGGTTTTGCTTTTTTaaactgaaattaataaaaatatacacagatAAAGTTTTAAGGTTCTCttgtttcattaatataataatatactacatttaaaaaacattaacttcagctatttatataataatataatctaaccaTTAAAATGTGCTTGTCTATCAGCTAAGTAAAAGTATTTagcattattatttcatactatTATCTAGTTGTAGATGCATTCTAATTTCTAAaagatgatatatatatttttttaatatgctaCACCAATTATTTTCCCTACAAGTCATGCGACTGCATCAAGGTTTATAAACCACACATAAATAAGCCTAAATTCTTAACAGACAAGAAGGTGATCTTGCTACCACTCCTGTCCATTTCTAAAGtctacattttatgaaataataatgaaatagtatattttgtatacatacaagGATAATACTatggtattttataatcttttgtCTTCACGGGCTAAACGTTGACTCCCGTGTCTAAACCAATCTttgatgatattttcaaaactgCTATCatccattttaaaatgttcataagctatttctaaaaaatagtaTGTGTTATTACAATTATGTATACCAAAAGGTCCTACtaagcaaaattaaattaaaaatcatataagaaaaaattaccTTTAACAAGCATTATAAGTGCCAGATTATCAAgtctgaaattatttttaaatccagACCAAGAACATTCCGATGCTAACTGGTTACTGAATAATCGACCAAGTACTctctttataaaatttttaatacttgtacCGCCAATTGAAGATATCAAATttttcttaaacaaaataaattacataggtattagCAGTTTCTTACAAAGAGATAGGAGGtactattcaatataaaatgtatattatcttaccattttagttttataatcttCACTCTTAATGTTTTCTTCTATttcttttaaactattaatatctTTCATtggaaaattattcaaaaaatcagAGTCTATTGGAATACGTGCACTGTTTGAACTATAGTTCAAACGTTCTAAAATAAGATCCAACTTTTTGTCTAatctatttaggtatatatttgtaGCATTACAAAATTCACTACAAGTGGTTAAGTGGGGTGTAGTAGGTATTAATAcatctatgtataaaaaaaaataataataataacaattaatcaggtaaaataaatttaaagcaattttatgaaatatgcataatattacttTGACTCGCAGCAGTGTCATTATCAAAATTATCGCCGATCAGCTGCAGTGTAGATGTACTTAtatctatcaaaataaataaataataataacaattaatcaggtaaaacaaatttaaagcaattttatgaaatatgcataatattacttTGACTCGCAGCAatgtcattttcaaaattatcgcCAATCAGCTGCAGTGTAGATATACTTAtatctatcaaaataaataaataataataacaattaatcaggtaaaacaaatttaaagcaattttatatgcataatattacttTGACTCGCAGCAgtgtcattttcaaaattatcaccAATCAACTGCATTGTAGATGGTGTTAtatctatcaaaaaaaaaaaaaaaatgatttatcgattaaatgaattttaggtatacattttaaaaaatatgcatgaAATAACCTTGAATGGTAGCAGTGGTATTGTCAAAATGATTTTCACTTAGCAACGAAGTACCTGGTTGTACagttacacaaaataataataataattgattaaaacagttaaattataatactacttgcacacaaataaattataaataaacatatgtcttatatttttattttcttacaatTTAATGAAGATTCAACAGCACCACATAATGCTTTATAAtcagctaaaataaaaataaacaaaaatttatgcTATCCTGATTTTAGTTACTTTTAGgtgaaaaatcatataattatgttgtatttataccgttaatactaattactatttaccaaatctataaatattatcttactcgatataatgttattataattactacaaGACATAATAGAATTTGATGTTTCACCATTAACAGAAActgaatttttataaacaccCATAGGAACAAATTCTTCTTGGCTTGAGTTGCTACCTAAAAACACATGATAAAACTATATGAAACGAAATGTCaagtttaaaataagtatataagttttaactttatatttatattgtcactacaaaacaaatatgtgtttttatgaTTCTCACAtagaaaagtaatatttaaatatttaaagaattgatttaatacttgaaaaaaatattcttaaaaaattagaatttccataaaaaaaatgatatttgtatacataataggtttatggtattaaatataatatgtagaaaaaatttttttcttattttagttgaattgatatatttttattagatagtttaactagttataaaattattacactcactgtcattattaaaatccaacgattgagtattttttttattatcaacctTTAACCTTTTCCCTCGCCTCAAAATGTCTTCATCGTTTTCTGATTCAGACATATATATTTGGATTTCTTTTGCTGCGGCAGTTTCATAGGAATCTATAGAGGATACaacaatatagatataataaaatatatgtaccaaTCAGCCCCATAATATACtacaaattttacttttataaaataatttaagacttACCAAATGTTCCTATTATTCTAACTGggtattttttccatttttcgGATGTTTTACCACCCTTCATTAGCATCATTGTCGTTACTCTGTGTGGGGGccatttacaaaaataactagTGACACCGTTTAATACTGTATTAACTAGCCATTCATTTGGAATTACAGAATATTTATGCTCTTCTTTAAAATATCCAATGACccactaaacaataataaagctatatattatatatttattatttttattgatatttttagctGACAGACATTTCACATTTAACCAAAGAGTAAACATCAAAGatcattttatcataataacaacataatataatatacaactttgTGAAAACAACGGTTTCAGTATTTCACCTAAGTGAACGCGATTTAAAGAAtgcaaagtatatattatttgtaaccaacataatttaattattatttacctgttTTTTTGTTCCGTCCATATTTTTTGTTcttcttaaaattgtttatat encodes the following:
- the LOC132927816 gene encoding uncharacterized protein LOC132927816 isoform X2, with product MQLIGDNFENDTAASQNISISTLQLIGDNFENDIAASQNISTSTLQLIGDNFDNDTAASQNVLIPTTPHLTTCSEFCNATNIYLNRLDKKLDLILERLNYSSNSARIPIDSDFLNNFPMKDINSLKEIEENIKSEDYKTKMKNLISSIGGTSIKNFIKRVLGRLFSNQLASECSWSGFKNNFRLDNLALIMLVKV
- the LOC132927816 gene encoding uncharacterized protein LOC132927816 isoform X1; translated protein: MQLIGDNFENDTAASQNISISTLQLIGDNFENDIAASQNISTSTLQLIGDNFDNDTAASQNVLIPTTPHLTTCSEFCNATNIYLNRLDKKLDLILERLNYSSNSARIPIDSDFLNNFPMKDINSLKEIEENIKSEDYKTKMKNLISSIGGTSIKNFIKRVLGRLFSNQLASECSWSGFKNNFRLDNLALIMLVKEIAYEHFKMDDSSFENIIKDWFRHGSQRLAREDKRL
- the LOC132927817 gene encoding uncharacterized protein LOC132927817; protein product: MDGTKKQWVIGYFKEEHKYSVIPNEWLVNTVLNGVTSYFCKWPPHRVTTMMLMKGGKTSEKWKKYPVRIIGTFDSYETAAAKEIQIYMSESENDEDILRRGKRLKVDNKKNTQSLDFNNDSSNSSQEEFVPMGVYKNSVSVNGETSNSIMSCSNYNNIISSKIIFIDLVNSN